Proteins encoded in a region of the Triplophysa rosa linkage group LG6, Trosa_1v2, whole genome shotgun sequence genome:
- the lrrfip1a gene encoding leucine-rich repeat flightless-interacting protein 1 isoform X9, which produces MGSQGPGRKRTTSKNGLTAEEDALNVIAREAEARLAAKRAARAEAREIRMKELERQQKEIYQVQKKYYGLDNLDNKWGDIEQWMEDSERYTRLSRRHASVSDDEERMSVGSRSDMRLPQIPSSHSHKKSKKKKKHSSKTSNGCDDDDLSTLSSRSSRLSDESKRSRSSRPDLQSGPVYEDSLYSGSRRSSVRASSEYSGFRGSRTSSRANSACSSPVEDCSSSVASYMHSSTASITGLTRDLDHVIIPDLPDVNGRPSMADDRLERDYLEKGSSRASTISGATLTSLGGTSSRRGSGDTSFTADTEVSIREIKESLMEVEGKYRKAMVSNAQMDNEKTNLIYEVDILKDSLMELEEMLSETRRELEEKSKDFEREKHAHSILQFQYNELKETLKQSEELLTALERQKEFSDAIRNERDELRDEVVQLKDILKKHGIVLGHDLATNGETGEEVGETEQSSQTSSVEIREGSSVLGTHQLKMCKDQDRKILDKDVKQNQVSSHVPLSSTEKSLDTNENGDFREEVNLSEEQQSDNRPEPKPPSSVGDREIVVTKPTAEIKAEQLVLEDLGGNTVEFDVHIDGPMETDQQESICAKQIIKKETSVESDSGPILEEDQPGEDVLDNKSKPMEKPVESLHTEKLPQSQGAGVSNKKKKKKKKSKQKQKQSDKLESEAKIDSKNEKVFSEDNPDQNLKSDQKVNHEDYLRNDVFTAMHTEIPADDSHDDKRKVEMDCVKKIIADKHADDARDQDKHADDARDQFKVIQDLVDSAEISNSESTTGKSFPSTVSISNITDQTEVSANPPQEVSSEKDALLSHEVSDKLVDTADRCVETLDSVSRFDNIEKSLMVDDTEVKRHVDSEAFPPLLMHQSIDPEESAFSGDHDESVPKCPLASSITEKVENESENVIQEQSTSHNSIEVDQNEVKTQQDELVEEALHSGEAFNRDGNIDTAVSESQLVLEKGEGEEEERSLHDQLLPDQDSLGASDQECKLEKGDYKKEGSFQGPITIDMQLPGEAEDILADKSEKVEKEESTQVMLDVQIPDDKGILVEKGEDHETEGSIQDQVMLDTQLPGNNDDILMEKGEEHEEEDSVQDQVMLDTQLSGEDEGVLVESVTGSPELREDPEEEDEGENFEFDDMDLEASSNDPPKHCKDQASDDVTLLKESVHEANKEYQSNAINEDHTQDDEPLERPDQDSEQKKQMDDENTIENPQTTTEVETCLTEDSQVNKKDIKPDHQQQECTLEKHHRTSEELRHSDPISEMETKDVGQEMNSSIIHENQGTKTSREQEAERETTTTNKEDDRKETKKSSKKGKGKGKEECKMS; this is translated from the exons ATGGGATCACAAGGGCCAGGACGTAAACGAACCACCAGCAAAAATGGCTTGACGGCTGAGGAAGATGCCCTCAACGTTATTGCAAGAGAG GCTGAAGCCCGTTTGGCAGCTAAGAGGGCGGCCCGTGCAGAAGCTCGTGAGATCAGAATGAAAGAACTAGAGAGACAACAGAAAGAG ATTTATCAGGTGCAGAAG AAATATTATGGACTGGATAACCTGGACAACAAATGGGGGGACATTGAGCAGTGGATG GAGGACAGTGAACGGTATACACGCCTGTCACGGAGACATGCTTCG GTGTCAGATGATGAAGAACGGATGTCAGTGGGGAGCAGGAGCGACATGCGG CTTCCACAGATCCCATCCTCTCATTCACATAAGAAgtccaagaaaaagaagaaacatTCTTCCAAGACT AGCAATggctgtgatgatgatgatctcAGCACATTATCTAGTCGG AGCTCCAGACTCAGTGATGAGAGCAAAAGGTCTCGTTCCTCTAGGCCTGATCTGCAGTCG GGCCCTGTTTACGAGGACAGTCTCTACAGCGGCTCTCGACGCTCCAGTGTTCGCGCT TCGTCTGAATACAGTGGTTTTAGGGGGTCTAGGACTTCTTCCAGGGCAAATTCTGCGTGCAGCAGCCCTGTG GAGGATTGCAGCAGCTCAGTGGCTAGTTATATGCACAGCAGCACAGCTAGTATAACTGGTCTTACTAGAGATCTGGACCATGTCATTATCCCCGACCTGCCGGATGTTAATGGAAGACCGTCTATG GCTGATGACAGGTTAGAGCGTGACTACTTGGAAAAG ggctCTTCACGAGCATCAACGATATCTGGCGCTACTCTCACCTCTCTGGGCGGGACATCTTCACGGAGAGGAAGCGGAGATACATCTTTCACTGCAGACACAGAAGTTTCCATACGGGAAATCAAG GAGTCACTAATGGAAGTGGAGGGAAAGTACCGGAAGGCCATGGTGTCCAATGCACAGATGGACAACGAGAAGACCAATCTGATATATGAAGTGGACATTTTAAAAGACTCTTTAATGGAACTGGAGGAAATGCTCTCTGAAACACGACGTGAGCTTGAGGAGAAGAGTAAG GACTTCGAAAGAGAGAAGCATGCACATAGTATACTGCAGTTTCAGtacaatgaattaaaagagacGTTAAAACAAAGTGAAGAACTGCTAACT GCATTAGAGAGGCAGAAGGAGTTTTCCGACGCCATTCGGAATGAGAGAGACGAGCTCAGAGATGAGGTCGTTCAGctcaaagatattttgaag AAACATGGTATTGTCCTTGGACATGATCTAGCCACCAATGGAGAAACGGGTGAAGAAGTGGGAGAGACTGAACAGAGTTCTCAGACATCATCTGTTGAGATCCGAGAGGGGAGCAGTGTGCTAG GGACTCATCAGTTGAAGATGTGCAAAGACCAGGACCGAAAAATTTTGGATAAGGATGTGAAACAGAATCAAGTGTCTTCACATGTCCCACTGAGCTCTACAGAGAAATCTTTAGATACAAACGAGAATGGAGACTTTAGGGAAGAAGTAAACCTGAGTGAAGAGCAACAGTCTGATAACAGACCTGAACCCAAACCTCCAAGTTCTGTTGGTGATCGTGAGATCGTTGTAACAAAACCCACGGCTGAGATCAAAGCAGAGCAGCTTGTATTGGAAGATTTAGGCGGTAATACTGTGGAGTTTGATGTTCACATAGATGGACCTATGGAAACAGATCAACAAGAGAGCATATGTGCCAAACAGATCATCAAAAAAGAAACGTCTGTAGAGTCGGACTCTGGTCCGATACTTGAAGAAGATCAGCCTGGTGAGGATGTACTTGATAATAAAAGCAAGCCTATGGAGAAACCTGTTGAATCTTTACACACAGAGAAGCTTCCACAATCCCAAGGTGCCGGTGTTtcaaataaaaagaagaaaaagaagaagaaaagcaaacagaaacagaaacaaagtgACAAGCTGGAGAGCGAAGCAAAGATAGACAGCAAGAATGAAAAGGTCTTCAGTGAGGATAATCCAGACCAAAATTTAAAAAGTGATCAAAAAGTGAACCATGAGGATTACTTGAGGAATGACGTATTTACAGCAATGCATACAGAAATCCCAGCTGATGATTCACATGATGATAAAAGAAAGGTTGAAATGGACTGTGTCAAAAAAATAATCGCAGATAAACATGCTGATGATGCTAGAGATCAAGATAAACATGCTGATGATGCTAGAGATCAATTTAAAGTAATTCAAGATTTGGTTGATTCAGCAGAGATATCAAATTCTGAATCTACAACTGGTAAGAGTTTCCCTTCAACAGTCAGTATCTCTAACATCACAGACCAAACGGAAGTTTCAGCAAATCCACCCCAAGAGGTTTCTTCAGAAAAAGATGCATTACTGTCTCATGAAGTTTCTGATAAGCTTGTGGATACTGCTGACAGGTGCGTGGAAACCCTTGACTCTGTCAGCAGGTTTGACAACATTGAGAAGTCTTTGATGGTAGATGACACAGAAGTGAAGCGTCATGTGGACAGTGAAGCTTTTCCGCCTCTACTAATGCATCAAAGTATTGATCCAGAAGAGAGCGCTTTCTCTGGAGATCATGATGAGTCTGTTCCGAAATGTCCTTTAGCTTCCTCTATCACAGAGAAggtagaaaatgaaagtgagaATGTAATTCAGGAACAATCAACATCTCACAATAGTATTGAGGTGGACCAAAATGAGGTAAAAACACAGCAAGATGAATTAGTTGAGGAAGCTCTGCATAGCGGAGAAGCTTTTAATAGAGACGGTAATATAGACACAGCTGTATCCGAATCCCAACTTGTTTTAGAAAAAGGTGAAGGTGAAGAAGAGGAAAGATCACTGCATGATCAGCTTCTACCTGATCAGGATTCACTGGGAGCCTCGGACCAAGAATGCAAGCTTGAAAAAGGTGATTATAAGAAGGAAGGATCATTTCAGGGACCGATTACAATTGATATGCAACTGCCTGGAGAGGCGGAGGATATTCTGGCAGACAAAAGTGAGAAGGTTGAGAAGGAAGAATCAACCCAGGTTATGCTTGATGTGCAGATTCCTGATGATAAAGGTATTCTTGTTGAGAAGGGTGAGGATCATGAGACTGAAGGATCAATCCAGGATCAGGTTATGCTTGATACTCAACTGCCTGGAAATAATGACGATATTCTGATGGAAAAAGGTGAGGAGCATGAGGAGGAGGACTCAGTCCAAGATCAGGTTATGCTTGATACACAACTGTCTGGAGAGGATGAAGGCGTTTTGGTGGAGTCTGTTACAGGTTCCCCAGAGCTCAGAGAAGATCCTGAGGAGGAAGATGAAGGAGAAAATTTTGAATTTGATGACATGGATCTTGAAGCATCATCAAACGATCCTCCAAAGCACTGTAAAGATCAAGCAAGTGATGATGTTACTCTGTTAAAAGAAAGTGTGCATGAAGCAAACAAAGAATACCAAAGCAATGCCATCAATGAAGACCATACTCAAGATGATGAACCTCTGGAACGTCCAGATCAGGATTCTGAGCAAAAGAAGCAGATGGATGATGAAAATACTATTGAAAACCCACAAACAACGACAGAGGTAGAAACATGTTTAACAGAGGACAGCCAAGTCAACAAGAAAGACATTAAACCTGATCATCAACAACAAGAATGTACACTTGAGAAGCATCACCGAACGTCAGAAGAACTGAGGCACAGTGATCCGATCTCAGAGATGGAGACAAAAGATGTAGGCCAAGAGATGAATAGTTCCATTATCCATGAAAACCAAGGAACTAAGACTTCACGAGAGCAGGAAGCTGAGAGAGAAACAACAACGACCAACAAAGAAGATGATAGGAAGGAAACTAAAAAAAGTAGCAAGAAAGGAAAAGGCAAGGGGAAAGAGGAATGTAAAATGTCTTAA
- the lrrfip1a gene encoding leucine-rich repeat flightless-interacting protein 1 isoform X20, translating into MGSQGPGRKRTTSKNGLTAEEDALNVIAREAEARLAAKRAARAEAREIRMKELERQQKEVSDDEERMSVGSRSDMRADDRLERDYLEKGSSRASTISGATLTSLGGTSSRRGSGDTSFTADTEVSIREIKESLMEVEGKYRKAMVSNAQMDNEKTNLIYEVDILKDSLMELEEMLSETRRELEEKSKDFEREKHAHSILQFQYNELKETLKQSEELLTKHGIVLGHDLATNGETGEEVGETEQSSQTSSVEIREGSSVLGTHQLKMCKDQDRKILDKDVKQNQVSSHVPLSSTEKSLDTNENGDFREEVNLSEEQQSDNRPEPKPPSSVGDREIVVTKPTAEIKAEQLVLEDLGGNTVEFDVHIDGPMETDQQESICAKQIIKKETSVESDSGPILEEDQPGEDVLDNKSKPMEKPVESLHTEKLPQSQGAGVSNKKKKKKKKSKQKQKQSDKLESEAKIDSKNEKVFSEDNPDQNLKSDQKVNHEDYLRNDVFTAMHTEIPADDSHDDKRKVEMDCVKKIIADKHADDARDQDKHADDARDQFKVIQDLVDSAEISNSESTTGKSFPSTVSISNITDQTEVSANPPQEVSSEKDALLSHEVSDKLVDTADRCVETLDSVSRFDNIEKSLMVDDTEVKRHVDSEAFPPLLMHQSIDPEESAFSGDHDESVPKCPLASSITEKVENESENVIQEQSTSHNSIEVDQNEVKTQQDELVEEALHSGEAFNRDGNIDTAVSESQLVLEKGEGEEEERSLHDQLLPDQDSLGASDQECKLEKGDYKKEGSFQGPITIDMQLPGEAEDILADKSEKVEKEESTQVMLDVQIPDDKGILVEKGEDHETEGSIQDQVMLDTQLPGNNDDILMEKGEEHEEEDSVQDQVMLDTQLSGEDEGVLVESVTGSPELREDPEEEDEGENFEFDDMDLEASSNDPPKHCKDQASDDVTLLKESVHEANKEYQSNAINEDHTQDDEPLERPDQDSEQKKQMDDENTIENPQTTTEVETCLTEDSQVNKKDIKPDHQQQECTLEKHHRTSEELRHSDPISEMETKDVGQEMNSSIIHENQGTKTSREQEAERETTTTNKEDDRKETKKSSKKGKGKGKEECKMS; encoded by the exons ATGGGATCACAAGGGCCAGGACGTAAACGAACCACCAGCAAAAATGGCTTGACGGCTGAGGAAGATGCCCTCAACGTTATTGCAAGAGAG GCTGAAGCCCGTTTGGCAGCTAAGAGGGCGGCCCGTGCAGAAGCTCGTGAGATCAGAATGAAAGAACTAGAGAGACAACAGAAAGAG GTGTCAGATGATGAAGAACGGATGTCAGTGGGGAGCAGGAGCGACATGCGG GCTGATGACAGGTTAGAGCGTGACTACTTGGAAAAG ggctCTTCACGAGCATCAACGATATCTGGCGCTACTCTCACCTCTCTGGGCGGGACATCTTCACGGAGAGGAAGCGGAGATACATCTTTCACTGCAGACACAGAAGTTTCCATACGGGAAATCAAG GAGTCACTAATGGAAGTGGAGGGAAAGTACCGGAAGGCCATGGTGTCCAATGCACAGATGGACAACGAGAAGACCAATCTGATATATGAAGTGGACATTTTAAAAGACTCTTTAATGGAACTGGAGGAAATGCTCTCTGAAACACGACGTGAGCTTGAGGAGAAGAGTAAG GACTTCGAAAGAGAGAAGCATGCACATAGTATACTGCAGTTTCAGtacaatgaattaaaagagacGTTAAAACAAAGTGAAGAACTGCTAACT AAACATGGTATTGTCCTTGGACATGATCTAGCCACCAATGGAGAAACGGGTGAAGAAGTGGGAGAGACTGAACAGAGTTCTCAGACATCATCTGTTGAGATCCGAGAGGGGAGCAGTGTGCTAG GGACTCATCAGTTGAAGATGTGCAAAGACCAGGACCGAAAAATTTTGGATAAGGATGTGAAACAGAATCAAGTGTCTTCACATGTCCCACTGAGCTCTACAGAGAAATCTTTAGATACAAACGAGAATGGAGACTTTAGGGAAGAAGTAAACCTGAGTGAAGAGCAACAGTCTGATAACAGACCTGAACCCAAACCTCCAAGTTCTGTTGGTGATCGTGAGATCGTTGTAACAAAACCCACGGCTGAGATCAAAGCAGAGCAGCTTGTATTGGAAGATTTAGGCGGTAATACTGTGGAGTTTGATGTTCACATAGATGGACCTATGGAAACAGATCAACAAGAGAGCATATGTGCCAAACAGATCATCAAAAAAGAAACGTCTGTAGAGTCGGACTCTGGTCCGATACTTGAAGAAGATCAGCCTGGTGAGGATGTACTTGATAATAAAAGCAAGCCTATGGAGAAACCTGTTGAATCTTTACACACAGAGAAGCTTCCACAATCCCAAGGTGCCGGTGTTtcaaataaaaagaagaaaaagaagaagaaaagcaaacagaaacagaaacaaagtgACAAGCTGGAGAGCGAAGCAAAGATAGACAGCAAGAATGAAAAGGTCTTCAGTGAGGATAATCCAGACCAAAATTTAAAAAGTGATCAAAAAGTGAACCATGAGGATTACTTGAGGAATGACGTATTTACAGCAATGCATACAGAAATCCCAGCTGATGATTCACATGATGATAAAAGAAAGGTTGAAATGGACTGTGTCAAAAAAATAATCGCAGATAAACATGCTGATGATGCTAGAGATCAAGATAAACATGCTGATGATGCTAGAGATCAATTTAAAGTAATTCAAGATTTGGTTGATTCAGCAGAGATATCAAATTCTGAATCTACAACTGGTAAGAGTTTCCCTTCAACAGTCAGTATCTCTAACATCACAGACCAAACGGAAGTTTCAGCAAATCCACCCCAAGAGGTTTCTTCAGAAAAAGATGCATTACTGTCTCATGAAGTTTCTGATAAGCTTGTGGATACTGCTGACAGGTGCGTGGAAACCCTTGACTCTGTCAGCAGGTTTGACAACATTGAGAAGTCTTTGATGGTAGATGACACAGAAGTGAAGCGTCATGTGGACAGTGAAGCTTTTCCGCCTCTACTAATGCATCAAAGTATTGATCCAGAAGAGAGCGCTTTCTCTGGAGATCATGATGAGTCTGTTCCGAAATGTCCTTTAGCTTCCTCTATCACAGAGAAggtagaaaatgaaagtgagaATGTAATTCAGGAACAATCAACATCTCACAATAGTATTGAGGTGGACCAAAATGAGGTAAAAACACAGCAAGATGAATTAGTTGAGGAAGCTCTGCATAGCGGAGAAGCTTTTAATAGAGACGGTAATATAGACACAGCTGTATCCGAATCCCAACTTGTTTTAGAAAAAGGTGAAGGTGAAGAAGAGGAAAGATCACTGCATGATCAGCTTCTACCTGATCAGGATTCACTGGGAGCCTCGGACCAAGAATGCAAGCTTGAAAAAGGTGATTATAAGAAGGAAGGATCATTTCAGGGACCGATTACAATTGATATGCAACTGCCTGGAGAGGCGGAGGATATTCTGGCAGACAAAAGTGAGAAGGTTGAGAAGGAAGAATCAACCCAGGTTATGCTTGATGTGCAGATTCCTGATGATAAAGGTATTCTTGTTGAGAAGGGTGAGGATCATGAGACTGAAGGATCAATCCAGGATCAGGTTATGCTTGATACTCAACTGCCTGGAAATAATGACGATATTCTGATGGAAAAAGGTGAGGAGCATGAGGAGGAGGACTCAGTCCAAGATCAGGTTATGCTTGATACACAACTGTCTGGAGAGGATGAAGGCGTTTTGGTGGAGTCTGTTACAGGTTCCCCAGAGCTCAGAGAAGATCCTGAGGAGGAAGATGAAGGAGAAAATTTTGAATTTGATGACATGGATCTTGAAGCATCATCAAACGATCCTCCAAAGCACTGTAAAGATCAAGCAAGTGATGATGTTACTCTGTTAAAAGAAAGTGTGCATGAAGCAAACAAAGAATACCAAAGCAATGCCATCAATGAAGACCATACTCAAGATGATGAACCTCTGGAACGTCCAGATCAGGATTCTGAGCAAAAGAAGCAGATGGATGATGAAAATACTATTGAAAACCCACAAACAACGACAGAGGTAGAAACATGTTTAACAGAGGACAGCCAAGTCAACAAGAAAGACATTAAACCTGATCATCAACAACAAGAATGTACACTTGAGAAGCATCACCGAACGTCAGAAGAACTGAGGCACAGTGATCCGATCTCAGAGATGGAGACAAAAGATGTAGGCCAAGAGATGAATAGTTCCATTATCCATGAAAACCAAGGAACTAAGACTTCACGAGAGCAGGAAGCTGAGAGAGAAACAACAACGACCAACAAAGAAGATGATAGGAAGGAAACTAAAAAAAGTAGCAAGAAAGGAAAAGGCAAGGGGAAAGAGGAATGTAAAATGTCTTAA